The Radiobacillus deserti genomic interval ATCGAACCCCTTTTCTATTTGTCTAGAAGAGGGGTTTTTTCTATTTCTACTACTAACGAAGAGGAGAGATTTTGATGACGAATACACAAACTGTAAATGAGCTACAGCAAGCACTGCAAACACTAAAAAATAAAAAATGGGTCGACTTAACGCACGCGTTCGGTCCTGATTCCCCACACTTTGCGGCGTTTGAGGATGCCAAGTTCACCCCGCTTTTTACGCATGATGATGGCTTTTTTGTTCAACGTTTTGATTTTCCCGGGCAATATGGAACACACTTAGACGCACCGATTCATTTCATTCGTGGGGATCAACGGTATTTAGAGGATTTGGAATTACAGGAGCTTGTGCTACCGCTAGTCGTGATCGACAAATCGAAAGAAGCACAAGAAAACAATGACTTTACCATATCGGTTCAAGACATCCTAGATTTTGAGAAAAAGCATGGAGAAATTGAAGCAGGAACCTTCGTTGCACTGCGTACAGACTGGAGCAAGCGTTGGCCGGATAGAGCAGCATTTGAAAATAAAGATGAAGAAGGCAATCCACACGCTCCAGGCTGGGGAATCGATGCATTGAAGTTCTTATTCGAAGAACGGAATATTAAAGCAGTTGGACATGAAACGTTCGATACGGACTCTAGTGTCGATGTTCGGAAAAATGGTAGTTTAATAGGTGAATATTACGTACTAGAGCAGGATACGTATCAAGTCGAGCTGTTAACCAATCTAGATCAATTACCTGCGAAGGGTGCAGTTATTTTTAACATCGTACCGAAGCCGGAAAAAGCAACAGGGTTCCCTGTTCGCTCCTTTGCAATCCTGCCATAATTAAACGATAAAGGATGGATATCACATGACAAAAACATTAGTTGGCGCACCATTTAAAGCAGATCACGTAGGTAGTTTATTACGTTCGGAACGATTACACCAAGCTCGACTTGATTTTAAAGAAGGGAAAATAACAAAGGAAGCACTCCGTTCCGTGGAAACCGAGGAAATTAAACGAATCGTGGACAAGCAAGTTGAGGTAGGACTTGAAGCGGTTACCGACGGGGAATTCCGTCGTTCCTGGTGGCATATCGATTTTCTAGAAAATTTAAATGGCTTCGAAGGATATGTTCCAGAGGCTGGAATCAAGTTTGCGGATGAAGAAACCGAGCCGTATGATGTTCGAAATGTCGGGAAAATTTCTTTTAACACAGATCATCCGTTCGTAAAAGATTTCATCGATTTTAAGGAGATTGTAGGCGGACGTGCAGTAGCGAAGCAAACGATTCCGAGTCCGAACCAGCTTTTCCATAGAGGGATTCGCAATCCTGAGGTGTACCCGAATCTAGATGATTACGCGAATGACATTATTGCGGCGTACAAGGATGCGGTACAGGCTTTCTATGATGCAGGCTGTCGTTACCTGCAGTTTGATGATGTGTATATTGCTGGTTTAAATACCGATCACCTCTTTGCATATGAAGAGTTAACTAGACAGGAGCTGATTGACTTAGCATTACGTGTGGTCAATGAGGTGCTTGAAGCAAAGCCTGAGGATTTAGTGATTACGACACATCTTTGTCGTGGGAACTATAAATCAACTTGGGCGTTTGAAGGAAGCTATGCCCATATTGCACCGACGTTATTTGCGAAGGAAAAAGTGGACGGATTTTTCTTAGAGTATGACGATGATCGCTCGGGTGACTTTAAGCCATTGAATCAAATCCCTGAAGGTGGCCCACAAGTGGTACTCGGCTTGTTCACTTCCAAGTTTGGGGAGTTAGAGGATGAAACGTTAATTAAGGAACGTGTAGAGGAAGCGACCCAATTTGTACCGAAGGAGCAGCTTTGTTTAAGCCCGCAATGTGGGTTCGCTTCCACGCATCATGGTAACAAGCTTACTGAAGAACAGCAGTGGGAAAAGTTGAAGTATATTGTGGATCTATCGAAGGAGCTTTTGAAATAGGGAAGGTAAGGGGGGGGGTCCGATGGATTTCTTCCTTTTTTATGTTATTTTCTACATTCCGTATTTTACAAAGTATGGTAATGTATGGTACAGAATATAGATAAGGGGTAACCACTTTTAGAAGGAGTGATACTCATTTCTAAAAAACAAAGAATTATTTGGGGGATTTTCTATATTCTGATCCTTCCTGTACCGTTGCTTATTTTTTATGGAAACCAGATTCTTGGATTAGTGGGGGCTGGGTTTCTTCTCGTGTTTGCCTATTTAATATTCTTTAGAGAGAACTCTGAATAGTAGGGGACTCCACCCTGGGAGTTGGAGTGCTAACTAACTCTCAGGGCAATTATCCTTCCTTCATTCCATACAACCCTTTATTAATCAACTGACTGATTACTTCCGCCATGTCCGTAGTCGACTTATCCATTCCATTATTAAGCCAGCTTTTAATCACATGAATACTCCCACTGATAACAAACGTACTCAAATATTTGGAGTCGTTACCCGTTAGTGTGGAGCCGGGCCAATGTTGTTGAAAAACCTCTTGGGCGAAACGCATCACTTTTTTCTGGAACGTCGTATCATTTTCCTCACTAAAAAGGGTGCGGCATACCTCATGCTTGGATGCAAAGTAATCGATTAGCTTTTCAATGATGTGAAAAGCATCCTCCTCTTTCACTAAATGGTATTGGTTTAAGTATCCGGTCATATCTTCAATAATTTCATCTTCTATTTTATCGAGCAGGTCATATTGATCCGCATAATGCGCATAAAAGGTCGAACGATTAATGTCTGCCAATTCGCATATTTCTTTTACCGTAATCGCTGATATTTGCTTTTCCTTTAATAGCTCAATAAGGCTATCCTTTAAAACCATTCTCGTATATTTTTTACGCCTGTCTAATTTCGATGTCATGTTTTCTCCCCCTAAATTTTGCGGTTTGGCAACATAAGTGGTGGATGTGTTGGGCAACTCACAGATAATACTAAACTGTTTGTTGAATAGACAACACCGTGTCCATATAATGATAAAGTGTACCGAATATATTGGCAAGAGAGGGTGAGATCGAATACAAATTTCAGCTAGAATTATTAAACACAAAAAGGCTGTTGCGATTACGTTTATGGTCCTAACCATCCTTTGTGCGTTGGCGCAGTTTACGGTATCCGTAAACTATGACATGAAGGATTATTTGCCAGAGGATGCACCATCGACGATGGCAATGGACATTATGAGAGAAGAATTTGACGGTAGTGTTCCAACCAATAGGGTCATGATGAAAGACATGACGATACAGGAAGCGCTAGCGTTTAAAGAAAAGCTAGCTGCCATGGATGGTGTGTCCGATGTGACGTGGTTGGATGATTCCATTGATATAAAAGCGCCACTCGAAATGGCGGATCAAGAGGTTGTAGAAACCTACTATAAAGATAACAATGCGCTATTTTCCTTCAGTATTCGGGAAGGAGAGGAAGTGGCGATAACCGATGCCATTTATGAACTCATTGGCGAAGATAATGCATTGGCTGGGGAATCGTTGAACACGGCGACTCAACAGAAGATGGCTGGAAAAGAATCGATGTACGCAGGGGCGTTGTTAGTTCCGATTATCATCCTTATTTTAGTCCTCTCCACTACGTCATGGGTGGAGCCGTTGCTTTTCTTAACAGCGATTGGTGTTTCCGTTTTAATCAACATGGGAACGAACATGTTCCTTGGCGAAGTATCGTTCGTCACACAATCGGTCGCACCGATTTTACAGCTCGCTGTCTCGCTCGATTACGCGATTTTCTTGCTACATAGCTTTTCCGATTTTCGAAAACGAGTAGCGGATCCACAGGAAGCGATGCAGCGTGCGATGAAAAAATCATTCTCTGCGATTACAGCTAGTGCGTCGACGACTTTCTTCGGATTTATCGCCTTATCCTTTATGAACTTTGAGATCGGGGCAGATTTAGGAATTAATCTCGTAAAAGGGATTTTACTTAGCTTCATTAGTGTCATGGTGTTTTTACCTGCCTTAACACTCATGTGCTATAAATGGATTGATAAAACGAAGCATAAGCCTTTACTTCCTACGATTCGGAATAAAGGGAAATTCGTTGTAAAGCTACGTGTTCCAAGCTTGATTCTCGTATTTTTACTTATTGTTCCTGCCTTTTTGGCGCAGAGTCAGACGAATTTTATCTATGGGATAGGGGAGCAACCAGAAAATACGAGAGCGGGTAGTGACTTAGCGGAAATCAATGAACACTTTGAGAAAAGCACTCCAATGGTTTTACTTGTGCCAAGAGGAGATATTGCAAAAGAAGAAGAGCTCGTCCAGGATTTAGAGGATATTGAGCATGTGACGAGCGTACTCGCGTATGTAAAAACCGTGGGGAGTGCGATTCCTCCAGAGTATTTGGAACAAGAAGCAACGGAGCAATTTTATTCGGATGACTATAGTCGCCTTATTCTTCAGACGAATACGAAAAGTGAGGGCGAAGAAGCGTTCGGTCTGATTGAAGAGGTGCATCGAACAGCTGAGGACTATTATGGAGAAGAGGTTTACTCGGTTGGGGAAAGTGTGACCTTATATGATATTAAAAACACGGTGCAAAGAGACAACAAGCTAGTAAATATGCTGACCATTGTGACGGTAGCGTTTGTTCTGTTCGTTACCTTTCGATCCATATTAATTCCGGTCATTCTACTGCTGACGATCCAATCCGCCGTGTGGATGAACTTATCGGTTCCATACTTTACGGATTCTTCTTTAGTGTATGTCGGCTACTTACTTATCAGTATTATTCAGCTGGCAGCAACGGTGGACTACGCGATTCTCTTAACGGATGCATATAAAGAGGATCGGAAGGAAATGTCTGCACTTCAAGCCATTAAGAAAACGATGGATGAGAAGGTGTTTGCGATTGGAATTTCTGCTTCGATTCTATCCAGTGTAGGGTTCATTTTATGGATTACCTCGTCCAATCCGATTGTGTCCTCCATCGGCCTTTTACTTGGAAGAGGTGCGTTACTTTCCTTTATCATGGTCGTGTTCTTTTTACCAGCTATGCTGTTGCTCTGTGATACATGGATTCGAAAAACAACCTGGAAAGCAAACTTTTTTAAGGAGAGAGGATAATGATACGGATAAGAAAGGTTCTACTCGTCTTTTTGACAATCATGCTCGTGCTGCCGTCTCTTCTTGTATCGGCAGCTTCGGATGAGAAGGACTCAAAAGACGAACCGACAGGAAAAGGGTCATATTCCTCTAAGGATGAAGTGGTGTATGGGAAGCTAACGGCAAATGGCGATACGAAGGATGCTTATGTCGTGAACGTTTTTCATGTAGAAGAAGCCGGACAAATCCTAGATTACGGTTCATACACTACTTTAAAGAACTTAACGAATACATCCGAATTAGTACAAACGAATAATCAAGTGGAATTTGCAGCCCCAGAGGGGAAATTTTATTACCAAGGAAACATGAACGAACAGCCTTTACCCTGGGATATAACGATTACGTATCTATTGGATGGAAAGGAAATCGAACCAGAAGCGTTAGCAGGGAAAGACGGCCATGTGAAAATAATCATTACGACGTCGGAAAATGAGGACGTGGATTCTGTATTCTTCGAGAACTATTTATTACAGGTTTCACTTTCTCTCAATTTGGATCTGTTTCAACACATTGAAGCTCCAGACGGGATGCTTGCTAATGCAGGGAAAAACAAGCAAGTATCCTTTACGGTAATGCCGGAGAAAGAGGAAAAGCTTGTGGTGGAAGCAGATGTCGTAGATTTTGAATTGCAAGGCATCGATATCTCTGCTGTTCCATCCTCGATGCCAATTGATTCCCCAAATATAGAGAATATGACGGGGGACCTAGAAACGTTATCGGACGCTATTCAAGATGTGAATGATGGTGTAGCAGAGCTAGAAAACGGCGTGGTGGAACTGAACAACGGAGTGAAGGAATTACGTTCGGGCTCTGCACAATATAAAGATGGAATGTCCGCCATCGATGCATCCTCTTCCGAGTTAGTGAACGGTTCTCAGAGTATTAGACAAGCGTTGGAGCAAATAAATGCCTCTCTCGCGAATAGCTCAGAGGATATGAACATGGGGGATATGAAACAGCTTGGAGAGCAACTAGAACAAATTGCAAATAGTTTACAGAACACGTCTAAAGACTTGAGTAGCTTGAAAGAAAGCTATGCGAAGGATTATGGCAGATTAAGCAGAGCGATTGAAGACATACCTAATAGTGAGCTTACGCAAGCAGAAAAAAATCAGCTTTATAGCAGTAGTGCAAACCGCTCGGTGGTGGATCAACTTATCCAAACGCACGAGGCTGCACAAGCTGTTAAGGAGACTTATTTTGCTGTGAAACAAAACCTTGCAGCAGTCACTGGAAAGCTAGAGAAAGCTAGTGCTTCTTTAACAACGATGGCTCGTAATCTAGAGGGAATCGCCGGCATGCTGACGTCTCCACCAGAAGGGGCTGATTTGGCTCAATCCCTAAGCAAACTGCAGGGTGGTATCGATCAGCTAGCTTCCCAGTATAGGGGATTCCATTCGGGCTTGATCGAGTACACTGGTGGCGTTCATCAATTATCTAGCTCCTATGTAGAGATGCACCAAGGCATTTCCCAACTTGCAGGTGGTACAGGAGAATTAGAGAACGGTGTAAGCGAGCTTCATGATGGAACCTCAGAACTAGCGGTGTCCACGAATGATTTGCCAAACGAAATGAAAAAAGAAGTCAATGAAATGATGGCCAAATACGATAATTCTGATTTCAAAGCCGTATCTTTTGTTTCTCCTAAAAATGAAAAGATTAATTCCGTTCAATTTGTGTTGAAAACGGAAAGTATTGAACAAGAGGAGAAGGAAGAGACAGAAGAAGCGGTGGAAGAAGAGAAAGGCTTCTGGGATAAGTTATTAGATTTATTTAGATAAAATGAGAAATTGCCAGTTCACAGATGATGTGAGCTGGCATCTTTGTTTTTATCTAAGCTTGGGTAAATAGAACGGATTAGGTCGGTGTCTGTTTTCTGCAAATGAATCATTAGTTTTGTCACATACTAGTAGAAGCTAATTTTTAAAGGAGTTGGCAAAGTAATGAATCCTATAAAAAGAGTGGAACTTGAAAAGAAAAATAATCAATCGAATGGATACATGTTGGTAGTCTATTTAGATGACCACTTAACAGAGTTTGCGGATGAATTAGGAAGTGTTCCCGAGACAAAGCAAAGCTTAACTGCCACAGTTAAGCAAATTCTACAAGTACGTTATTCAAATGTACGCGTTACAATGGTCAAGGTGATACTAAGCGGTGCCGTCGTTACGACTATTCCGATGATGAATGATCAGAATACTGTTGAAGCGGAATCCAATGAGGTAACCTCTGAAGTCACTACGGAGTCGTCTGTTTTTTATACGGTGGTGAGTGGTGACTCGCTATGGACGATTTCCAGAAAGTTTAACAGTTCTGTTGATCAGATTAAACGAGCCAATAACCTACAAACGAATTCATTGTTGGTAAACCAACGATTGGTTATTCCGAAAGCGATTCATACGGTCGGAGTTGGGGACTATCTAACTGTTTTAGCGAGAGACTATGGAGTATCCGTAGATGCGATAAAAATAGCAAATGGTTTAAAAACAGATTCCACAGCACTAGGGCAAACCTTAGTTATCCCGTTGTTAATTACAAATACATCGTCTCCAGAGGCGGTTGGAGAGCCAAAACCAGAAGGGTCGACGTACACCGTTGTAACCGGAGATAGCCTATCTGTTATCGCAAAACGTTATAACGTGTCTGTGGATGAGCTACGCAAAGTGAATAGGTTAACTTCCGATATCATAACCGTTGGTCAAGTACTGACTATCCCGAATGGCGCCATGAAAGTAGTAGAGCAACAACTAACAGTTCCTAGGATAAATACGAGCAATTATACAGTGAAAGCAGGAGATAGTCTGTCCGTTATAGCGAAAAATTTTGGAACGACAGTAGATGCTTTACGGAAGGAAAACAATTTATCGGGCGATTTTTTATCTGTTGGACAAACACTCAAGGTACCGATAAATGAAACGAAATCGGAGGAGCATACCTCAACTATCTATACGGTTGTATCTGGAGATAGTCTCTCGGTCATTGCAAAGCGTTTTAATGTCTCTCTCGATGGACTACGCCGTGTTAACGGTTTAACTTCAGATGTATTGCAGATCGGACAGGTGTTATCCATACCACCTGGAAGTAATCCTTCTATTGAAGAACCAGCTCAGCCTAGAGAGAATACTAGTGATTACATTGTTCAATCTGGTGATAGCTTGTCCGTCATCGCCAAGCGCTATGGTATATCGCTAGAAGCATTGAAAACAGCGAATCAGCTAACGTCCGATGTTATCAGGGTTGGACAACGATTAACTATTCGAACAGACGCTGCACCTATGACGGAGTCCACACAAGAAAAACGAACTACTTTTGTCTATTCCGTACATTACGGGGATAGCTTGTCGGTGATTGCGAAACGGTTTTCCGTTCCGATTGACGATATCCGTATCGCAAACGGACTAACAAGTGATAACTTGCGAGTGGGTCAAGCACTAACCATTCCTAATGGCTTAAATGCTTCGGCACAAGGAGAGACAAACACCATTACGTATAGGACTCATACGGTACAAGCGGGAGATAATATCTGGAATCTAAGTACTCGATATGGTATCCCGCAACAAGAACTATTACGTGCCAATAATCTTACATCAACGAGTATGCTTTCGATTGGACAAACCTTGAAGATTCCTGTACACCATATTGCGACAAAGCCAGTGGTAAGTGATAGACATGGAGAATATTTGGACTGGTGGACGGAAGCGCAATATGTATTTCCTATAGGAAAAAATGCAAAAGTAACCGATTTTGTAACAGGGAAAAGCTTTATGATAAAGCGAACCATTGGAGCGAACCATGCAGATTCTGAAACATTAACGGTTACAGACTCCAATACGGCGAAATCTATTTGGGGCGAATACTCTTGGACACCGCGAGCTGTTATTCTAGAAGTGGATGGGAGAAAGCTTGCCGCAAGCATGAGCTTTATGCCACATGATCAAGACTATGTGAAGAATAACGGCATATCTGGCCACTTTGACGTGTACTTTGGGAATAGCATTAGACATGTGGATGGCAAACCAGACTCCTCACACCAGGCTCAGGTGGAAAAAGCGGCAGGGATTCGCTAAGTTCATCCATTCTGCCTAAAACTATTATCCCATAAACTCGTTTGGGCCCATCTTTTTCACTTCCTTTGCCTTATATACAAAGGTATCTATTCACTCTATCATTAATGTAAGCTTTTACATTTTGTTATAAAAAGGAGGAAGAGGAATGAAACGGAAATGGGTTTATATTACGCTATCCGCAATGGTCTCTACATCTTTTTTAACAACGACAGACAATCAAGTAGAAGCAAGTAGAAAAACAGGCTCCACGATTGAAAAGTCGGAGATGAAGCAAACACAAGAAAATAGATTTTCACACTTTGGCTGGGGAACACCAGGGCCGACTTCTCCTATCTTACATCCTGGTTCTATCATAGGTGCTGGCATGATAGCAAAGCCACTGAAGGAAATCGATTCGGTGATGACGGACATGATTAAAGAGGACGTTATGCCAGGCGCCGTGACCTTTGTCGCGCGTAGAGGACATATTGTACAGCACGAAGCCTATGGGGATGCCGTTCTTTATAAGAATGATGAAGGAGAAAAAGTGGACAATCCTATTGAAATGAAAAAGGATACTATTTTTGATGTGGCTTCTTTGAGTAAAATCTTTACGACAATTGCAGCGATGAAGTTATATGAGGATGGAAAATTTGAACTAGATGATCCAGTAGCGGAATATATTCCGGAATTTGCGGAAAATGGCAAAGAGGATGTAACCATCCGTCAATTGATGACGCACACATCCGGTTTCAAAGCGTGGGTGTCGTTGTACACGATTGGCGAGAACAAGCAGGATCGAATTGATTATGTGCTGCAGTATCCTCTCGATAATGAACCAGGCTCCACGTACACCTATAGTGACTTAAATATGATTACTTTAGGTGTATTGATTGAGCGGCTCTCCGGTATGAGTCTGGATCAGTTTGTAAAAGAAGAAATAACCGATCCTCTCCACATGAAGGACACCATGTATAATCCCTCCGCAAAGTATAAGCACCGCATTGCAGCAACCGAGTACCAGACTTGGACCAATCGTGGGCTAGTATGGGGAGAGGTTCATGATGAAAATGCTTGGTCGCTTGGTGGTGTAGCTGGACATGCTGGTGTCTTTTCGACAGCAAGCGATTTAGCAAAGCTAGGTCATATGATTATCAATGACGGGCGCTACGGCAAGACTAGAATTCTGAAGCCTGAAACCGTCGAGCTTCTCGTAGAAAATCAAATCCCTGAGTTTCCTGGCGATGAGCATGGGCTAGGCTGGGAAGTTGGACAAGGCTGGTATATGGATGCCCTGTCTGGAGCTTCTACAGTTGGTCACACTGGATACACGGGAACTTCGATTGTCATTGATCGAAGCAATGATACCGTTGCGATCTTGCTGACGAATCGCGTTCATCCAACGAGAGAGACTGTGTCTACGAACCCAGCAAGAAGACAATTCGCTAGACAGGTAGCAGATGCGATTCCTGTGGATGTTCCGTTTTGGAAGAAGACTTGGTTCTCTGGCTATGGAGACGGAGCAGACAAGCAGCTCGTTGCAGAAGTGAATGTGAAAAAAGCTAGTACACTGTCCTTTGATACGTGGTATCGAATAGAGCCTGGCTATGACTTCGGAAGGATTCAAGTCTCTAGTGACGGAGAGTCATGGTCTACCGTTGGGGAGTCCTATACAGGATTCAGTAATGGCTGGGTTGACCAGGAAGTGACAATCCCACATGGATCAAAATTTGTGCGTTTTACTTACGAGACAGATTCTTCTACAAATGGGCGAGGCTGGTACGTGTCCGATGTGAAGTTGAATCATCATAAATTGAACTTCTCAAGTGAGGAATGGTCGATTAGAAATTACTAATGGAAGAGAACCTTATGATAAAATAAAAGCATACAGCAATCCAGAGAGTGTTACTCACGAGTAACACTCTTTTTTTGTACAAAAGTACGTATTGGTAACGGTGAGGACATAGTTATTTAAAAAGTATCGAACAAAATGGCCGTATGGGAGGTCTAATAGGCAAATGGGGAAAAGGAGGGTTCTATGGAAACAGTCAGACGTGCGATGAACGGAGATGACGAGGCGTTTTATAGTCTAATCCAAGAGAATAAGTCCACGCTATACCGAACTGCTTTTGCGTACACAAAGAATGAACATGATGCGATAGATATTGTACAGGAAGCGGTGTATAAGGCGTACATTTCTCTAGGAAAGCTTAAAGAACCAGATTACTTCCACACATGGTTAACTAGAATCTTAATCAACTGTGCCATAGATTTTTTACGAAAGAAAAAACGAGTAATCCCATTCGATGAGCCATTGCCTGAATCTGTCACTTCCAACGGGGTGCTCGAACAGAAACCGGTGGAGGATACGATGGATTTACTACAAGCGGTTGCGAACTTAAACGAGAAGTATAAGACCGTAATTATTCTAAAATATTATCGGGATTTACCTTTAAAGCAAATAGCAGAGATATTGGATTGTCCAATTGGTACGGTGAAATCACGTTTAAACATGGCGTTGAAGAAGCTACGTATTAACTTAGAGGAGGATTGGGTCTATGAGTGAAGAATTGCAAAGGTGGAAAACGGATTTAGAGCAGATTGCTATACCTAGTGAGCTCGATGCTGCCATCGAACAAGCTATGTATAAGGGGAAAGTAGAGAAAACAGAAAAGACTTTTAAAAAGTCTAGAATCAGTAAATGGAAACAATGGGCGTCTATTGCCGTCGCCAGTGTTGTCTTGATAACCGGGTTAGTCTTCTCCTTATCTCCTGAAACGAGAGCATGGGGAAATGAAAAGCTCGAGCAGATTACACATCTATGGAAAATAGTGGCCACAGAAGATGGCTATGAAGTACAGAAGGAAGAACGAACCTATCTGTCTAGTGAGCTCCCAACAACTAAAATAGGAAATGTCGAGGAGGTAGAGAAAGAGGTAGGATTTCCAATTACACTTCCTTCCTATGTCCCATCAGGTTCTTATTTATCAGAAGACAAGATACAAGTTATTGATGGAAGAATGGTATATGTAAGTTATAGAGTCGACCCTTTGAATAATGCTTTCCTTGCGGATGATGAGCGCAGCTGGGCTTTGTATGTAGAAAAAAATCCTAATCTGGAAATGATAAAGAAGCAATATCATGTGGAAACTATTAAGATAAAAAATACAGAAGCATTAGTGGTGACCAAACCAGTATTGGAAGGACATGTAACAGATGAAGACAAACCTAAAATAACAAAAACAAATAAATATATAATCATAAACGATGAAGGTGTTTTTTACACGATTGTCGGTTT includes:
- a CDS encoding serine hydrolase domain-containing protein: MKRKWVYITLSAMVSTSFLTTTDNQVEASRKTGSTIEKSEMKQTQENRFSHFGWGTPGPTSPILHPGSIIGAGMIAKPLKEIDSVMTDMIKEDVMPGAVTFVARRGHIVQHEAYGDAVLYKNDEGEKVDNPIEMKKDTIFDVASLSKIFTTIAAMKLYEDGKFELDDPVAEYIPEFAENGKEDVTIRQLMTHTSGFKAWVSLYTIGENKQDRIDYVLQYPLDNEPGSTYTYSDLNMITLGVLIERLSGMSLDQFVKEEITDPLHMKDTMYNPSAKYKHRIAATEYQTWTNRGLVWGEVHDENAWSLGGVAGHAGVFSTASDLAKLGHMIINDGRYGKTRILKPETVELLVENQIPEFPGDEHGLGWEVGQGWYMDALSGASTVGHTGYTGTSIVIDRSNDTVAILLTNRVHPTRETVSTNPARRQFARQVADAIPVDVPFWKKTWFSGYGDGADKQLVAEVNVKKASTLSFDTWYRIEPGYDFGRIQVSSDGESWSTVGESYTGFSNGWVDQEVTIPHGSKFVRFTYETDSSTNGRGWYVSDVKLNHHKLNFSSEEWSIRNY
- a CDS encoding sigma-70 family RNA polymerase sigma factor — encoded protein: METVRRAMNGDDEAFYSLIQENKSTLYRTAFAYTKNEHDAIDIVQEAVYKAYISLGKLKEPDYFHTWLTRILINCAIDFLRKKKRVIPFDEPLPESVTSNGVLEQKPVEDTMDLLQAVANLNEKYKTVIILKYYRDLPLKQIAEILDCPIGTVKSRLNMALKKLRINLEEDWVYE